A single genomic interval of Granulicella tundricola MP5ACTX9 harbors:
- a CDS encoding TonB-dependent receptor, whose amino-acid sequence MKLSPALRRATMLGIFAASLTAAHAADVNARIKGTVTDPAGAVIPNVKVIAINQATGVKFTTTSQANGDYLFPQLPIGTYTISASATGFKGFAAKGIVLNIDQEYVEPVKLDLGSASETISVQADAVQVNTTDMQLNNIVNADQFVELPLIGRAFTNLEQILPGVQASNDRFGSFSVNGSQTQQSSYLINGADSNDIALNTIGIQPNLDALAQFNLVTGPLNAEYDRNSGAVVSTVIKQGTNQFHGDAFDFYRDTFLNTKNYFQTKASKYHQNIYGGTLGGPIIKDKLFAFFAFQGQKAVTPQTGGNVTVLSPANLTGDFSADLNPTSANAFQANPVPGTLKAATGCTLPGETWTQCFPTGKIPTTAFNPVSLNLIKAFLPAANTGTNGFQFNPVTTQTQRQYIGRMDFNPTAANQFYFVAIQQHFPSSDVLPFTGGTVPGFGDQNTSEIYQYSAGFIRQLSSSSVNNLEIHYTRFNFGSVSPQNVVQPSTLGFSITPQNAAAASVPFIGVTGFFNLGFSTNGPQPRKDQNYQADDNFSKVVGHHNLKFGYDGRRYNVSNPFFSNNNGAFSFNSATNIFTTGDASLDFLLGNPSTYAQGSGAQINAYAFLNYMYAQDTWKATNSLTISYGIGYQIDTPLHNTQYNNEGVTCFIPGQQSKVFTTAPIGLNYPSDPGCNNASGATTRYTNFGPRFGFAYAPDFGFLSGGSAKKLSVRGGFGVYYNRSEEETSLNNLGDAPYGLNSSGAADYGATNPTFANPYQDLDTGTVYKNKFPATFATAGQTPDFSPFEPLSLSQYSPNFRSPYSENFQLTVERELPSQTIARLSYVGTLGRHNQFSVEGNPVTAAGHAACLASAACITNRNIQSYVYPTHTQFGVANASTGFNNFTSIGTVTTEGASSYHALQASVEKGLTHGLLVQASYTYSHSLDNGSSYEGTGYGGTNRGYNQYQPSLNYGDSNFDARHRFVFSPLYRVPFKSGGNAFSLRNLAASGWEVSGVSTFATGFPFDISYGGGTSRSLWCSASFSYYACPDVPNQIAPLVRANDRTRSATTGYTTWFSPASFAAEPIGAFGNVHRNPYHGPGLLNTNIIVAKNISVSSDSTRYFQLRLESDNVFNHTQFSNPDGNIGDSTFGQITSAAAGRQTQLAGKFYF is encoded by the coding sequence ATGAAACTTTCCCCCGCCTTGCGCAGAGCGACCATGCTGGGCATCTTCGCCGCTTCGTTGACCGCAGCCCACGCAGCCGACGTCAATGCCCGTATCAAGGGCACCGTGACCGACCCCGCCGGAGCGGTTATTCCGAACGTCAAGGTCATCGCGATCAACCAGGCGACCGGCGTCAAGTTCACCACCACATCGCAGGCTAACGGCGACTATCTCTTCCCCCAGCTCCCAATTGGTACCTACACCATCTCTGCCAGCGCCACCGGCTTCAAGGGCTTTGCGGCAAAGGGTATTGTTCTCAATATCGACCAGGAATACGTCGAGCCGGTCAAGCTGGACCTCGGAAGCGCCTCAGAGACCATCTCCGTTCAGGCAGATGCCGTCCAGGTCAACACCACCGACATGCAGCTCAACAACATCGTCAACGCAGACCAGTTCGTCGAGCTCCCGCTCATCGGTCGTGCCTTCACCAACCTTGAGCAGATTCTTCCCGGAGTTCAGGCTTCCAACGACCGCTTCGGCAGTTTCTCCGTCAACGGCTCCCAGACACAGCAGTCCAGCTACCTTATTAATGGAGCGGACTCCAACGACATCGCCCTGAACACCATCGGCATCCAGCCCAACCTCGACGCTCTGGCCCAGTTCAACCTCGTGACCGGCCCGCTCAACGCGGAATATGACCGTAACTCGGGCGCAGTCGTCAGCACCGTCATCAAGCAGGGAACGAATCAGTTTCACGGCGATGCATTCGACTTCTATCGCGATACCTTCCTCAACACCAAGAACTACTTCCAGACCAAGGCTTCCAAGTATCACCAGAACATCTATGGTGGAACCCTCGGCGGCCCCATCATCAAGGACAAGCTCTTCGCCTTTTTCGCATTTCAGGGTCAGAAGGCCGTAACCCCTCAGACCGGTGGAAACGTAACCGTCCTCTCCCCCGCTAACCTGACCGGAGACTTCTCCGCCGACCTCAACCCCACAAGCGCGAATGCATTTCAAGCCAATCCCGTCCCTGGCACCTTGAAGGCAGCCACCGGTTGCACCTTGCCCGGTGAGACTTGGACCCAGTGCTTCCCGACCGGCAAAATTCCCACCACTGCTTTCAATCCCGTCTCACTCAATCTCATTAAGGCCTTCCTTCCCGCAGCCAATACCGGGACCAACGGCTTCCAGTTCAATCCCGTCACCACCCAGACGCAGCGCCAGTACATCGGACGCATGGACTTCAACCCCACGGCGGCCAATCAGTTCTACTTCGTCGCCATCCAGCAGCACTTCCCCAGCTCGGACGTACTCCCATTCACGGGCGGCACGGTTCCCGGCTTCGGCGACCAGAACACCAGCGAAATCTACCAGTACTCCGCCGGCTTTATCCGCCAGTTGAGCTCCAGCTCCGTCAACAATCTTGAAATCCACTACACCCGCTTCAACTTCGGATCGGTCAGCCCGCAGAACGTCGTGCAGCCTTCGACCCTGGGCTTCTCCATCACACCCCAGAATGCAGCTGCCGCCAGCGTACCTTTCATCGGTGTAACTGGCTTCTTCAACCTCGGTTTCAGCACCAACGGACCTCAGCCCCGCAAGGATCAGAACTATCAGGCGGACGATAACTTCTCGAAGGTCGTCGGTCATCACAACTTGAAGTTCGGCTACGACGGACGACGCTACAACGTCTCGAACCCCTTCTTCAGCAACAACAACGGTGCTTTCAGCTTCAATTCCGCAACAAACATCTTTACCACCGGTGATGCGTCTCTCGACTTCCTGCTCGGCAACCCGTCCACCTACGCTCAGGGCTCAGGCGCTCAGATCAATGCTTACGCCTTCCTTAACTATATGTATGCGCAGGACACCTGGAAGGCCACCAACAGCCTGACCATCTCGTATGGCATCGGCTATCAGATCGATACGCCGCTTCACAACACGCAATACAACAACGAAGGCGTCACCTGCTTTATCCCCGGCCAGCAGTCCAAGGTCTTCACCACGGCGCCTATCGGCCTCAACTATCCGTCGGATCCCGGCTGCAACAACGCCAGCGGCGCCACCACCCGTTATACGAACTTCGGACCTCGCTTCGGATTCGCGTATGCGCCCGACTTCGGCTTCCTCTCTGGCGGAAGTGCAAAGAAACTCTCGGTCCGCGGCGGATTTGGTGTCTATTACAACCGTTCGGAAGAAGAGACCTCGCTCAACAACCTCGGCGATGCTCCCTACGGCCTCAACTCCTCTGGTGCTGCGGACTACGGTGCAACCAACCCCACCTTCGCCAATCCCTACCAGGATCTGGACACAGGCACGGTCTACAAGAACAAGTTCCCCGCAACCTTTGCGACGGCCGGTCAGACTCCTGACTTCTCCCCGTTCGAACCCCTTAGCCTCAGCCAGTACAGTCCGAACTTCCGCTCGCCCTACTCGGAAAACTTCCAGTTGACCGTAGAGCGCGAACTGCCCTCGCAGACCATCGCACGGCTCAGCTATGTCGGCACCCTTGGCCGGCATAACCAGTTCTCCGTGGAAGGCAATCCCGTCACCGCTGCCGGACATGCTGCTTGCCTCGCAAGCGCAGCCTGCATCACCAACCGCAACATTCAGAGCTACGTCTATCCCACCCACACTCAGTTCGGCGTTGCCAACGCAAGCACCGGCTTCAATAACTTCACCAGCATCGGGACGGTCACCACGGAGGGTGCATCAAGCTACCACGCTCTCCAGGCCAGCGTTGAAAAGGGTCTGACCCACGGACTTCTGGTCCAGGCCAGCTATACCTACAGCCACTCGCTCGATAACGGATCCAGCTACGAAGGAACCGGCTACGGCGGCACCAACCGTGGTTACAACCAGTACCAGCCCAGCCTCAACTACGGTGACTCGAACTTCGACGCACGTCACCGCTTCGTCTTCAGCCCTCTCTATCGTGTGCCCTTCAAGTCCGGCGGCAATGCATTCAGCCTGCGTAACCTCGCCGCCTCTGGCTGGGAAGTCAGCGGTGTCTCAACCTTTGCTACGGGATTCCCCTTCGATATCTCATACGGTGGAGGAACCTCTCGTTCGCTCTGGTGCTCGGCTAGCTTCTCCTACTATGCCTGCCCGGACGTACCCAACCAGATCGCTCCTCTCGTTCGTGCCAACGATCGTACGCGGAGCGCAACCACCGGCTACACCACCTGGTTCTCGCCCGCCAGCTTTGCCGCGGAGCCCATCGGGGCCTTCGGAAACGTGCATCGTAACCCCTACCACGGTCCTGGTCTCCTCAACACCAACATCATCGTCGCCAAGAATATCTCGGTGTCGAGTGATTCCACCCGCTACTTCCAGCTTCGGCTTGAAAGCGACAACGTCTTCAACCACACACAGTTCAGCAATCCGGATGGCAACATCGGAGATTCGACCTTCGGTCAGATCACCTCAGCCGCTGCTGGCCGTCAGACTCAGCTCGCCGGAAAGTTCTACTTCTAA
- the gyrA gene encoding DNA gyrase subunit A produces MADDLFPEDPSTPEVPDSQDASSNNPPPAGTPPDDPKYGQVQGRGALIMTSINIEEEMRRSYLDYSMSVIIGRALPDVRDGLKPVHRRILYGMQEMGLQFNKKYTKSAKVVGHVMGNYHPHGDSAIYDTMVRLAQPFSLRYLMVDGQGNFGSVDGDSPAAMRYTESRLTRLAGEMLADIDMDTVDFVPNYDESTLEPSVLPARVPNLIINGSSGIAVGMATNIPPHNLTEVVSACISLLQKSPQDTTPDLELVLQHVLGPDFPTGGTLFGRTNIPQAYRTGRGRFMMRAKCHIENISGGRQAIVVDEIPYQVNKSKLIERIAELVNEGIITDIARDEFRDESDRDGMRIVIGIKRGAEHQIVLNQLHKHTQMQESFSMIFLAVHNGQPKELPLDKAIRAFLDHRIEVVRRRTAFLLAKARDREAILLGLQIALDHLDQVIRIIRQSSSRADARENLFAYFSNRTITLRGTELRGITLDPAKYGIDPRLIPPPPANAGTGATLILAYRQIDAILELQLYRLTQLSIDELLKELALIRDNIAEFESILNSPAKLRQVIADELAQIRDKYGDPRRTIILDETAELGLEDLIADEQVAVTVSNTGYLKRTPISTYRQQRRGGTGRIGMKTRDEDFVAQLIIESTHAYLLCFTNSGRVYWLKIYEIPDTGITGKGKAMASLVDLQPGEKVVTILPVKNLTEEGKNILFATRNGTVKKTPLKDFSNVMSRGIIAIGIDKEDELITARITTGSDVVFLATHDGMAIRFNEQDLRPMGRPATGNRGINLRKGDFVIGAAVTPSPEAREKQRRERAEALGLLAQLEDAITEATDASLVLEGDPSDVAAAPPVSSAKLDKLDEKLGLTPCLILTVSENGFGKRTDVDRYRLQSRGGTGVINMKTGTKTGKVTSISLVDDTTEMMLISQFGKIIRIDTKQVRAAGRSTSGVKLLDLDQDDKVAAAMTIPPEDPKEKLENGTLLQ; encoded by the coding sequence ATGGCAGACGATCTCTTCCCCGAAGACCCCAGCACGCCTGAAGTACCCGATTCGCAGGACGCCTCCTCGAACAACCCGCCCCCCGCAGGCACCCCGCCGGACGACCCCAAGTACGGTCAGGTCCAGGGCCGCGGCGCGCTCATCATGACCTCCATCAACATTGAGGAGGAGATGCGCCGCTCGTATCTCGACTACTCCATGTCGGTCATCATCGGCCGAGCCCTCCCCGACGTCCGCGACGGCCTCAAGCCCGTTCACCGCCGCATCCTCTACGGCATGCAGGAGATGGGCCTCCAGTTCAACAAAAAATACACCAAATCAGCCAAAGTCGTAGGCCACGTCATGGGGAACTACCATCCCCACGGCGACTCCGCCATCTACGACACCATGGTCCGCCTCGCTCAGCCCTTCTCCCTCCGTTACCTCATGGTCGACGGACAGGGAAACTTCGGCTCCGTCGACGGTGACTCCCCCGCGGCCATGCGGTACACCGAATCCCGCCTCACCCGCCTCGCCGGCGAGATGCTCGCGGACATCGACATGGACACCGTAGATTTCGTCCCCAACTACGACGAGTCCACCCTCGAGCCCAGTGTCCTCCCCGCCCGCGTCCCCAATCTCATCATCAATGGCAGCTCCGGCATCGCCGTAGGCATGGCCACCAACATCCCCCCGCACAACCTCACTGAGGTCGTCAGCGCCTGCATCTCGCTCCTGCAGAAGTCCCCCCAGGACACCACCCCGGACCTCGAACTCGTCCTCCAGCACGTCCTCGGCCCAGACTTCCCCACCGGCGGAACCCTCTTCGGCCGCACCAACATCCCCCAGGCCTACCGCACCGGCCGCGGCCGCTTCATGATGCGCGCCAAGTGCCACATCGAAAACATCTCCGGCGGTCGCCAGGCCATCGTCGTCGACGAGATCCCCTACCAGGTCAACAAGTCCAAGCTCATTGAGCGCATCGCCGAGCTCGTCAACGAAGGCATCATCACCGACATCGCCCGCGACGAGTTCCGCGACGAGTCCGACCGCGACGGCATGCGCATCGTCATCGGCATCAAGCGCGGTGCCGAGCACCAGATCGTCCTCAACCAGCTCCACAAGCACACCCAGATGCAGGAGTCCTTCTCCATGATCTTCCTGGCCGTCCACAACGGCCAGCCCAAGGAGCTCCCGCTCGACAAGGCCATCCGCGCCTTCCTCGATCACCGCATCGAAGTCGTCCGCCGCCGCACCGCCTTCCTCCTCGCCAAGGCGCGCGACCGCGAAGCCATCCTCCTCGGCCTCCAGATCGCTCTCGACCATCTCGATCAGGTCATCCGCATCATCCGCCAGTCCAGCTCCCGCGCCGACGCACGCGAGAACCTCTTCGCCTACTTCAGCAACCGGACGATAACTCTCCGCGGAACGGAGTTACGCGGCATAACATTAGACCCCGCCAAGTACGGCATCGACCCCCGCCTCATTCCGCCCCCGCCCGCCAACGCCGGCACCGGCGCGACGTTGATCCTCGCCTACCGCCAGATCGACGCGATCCTCGAACTCCAGCTCTATCGCCTCACCCAGCTCTCCATCGACGAGCTCCTCAAAGAACTCGCCCTCATCCGCGACAACATCGCCGAGTTCGAATCAATCCTCAACTCCCCGGCAAAGCTCCGCCAGGTCATCGCAGATGAATTGGCGCAGATCCGCGACAAGTACGGCGACCCCCGCCGCACCATCATCCTCGACGAGACCGCCGAGCTAGGCCTCGAAGACCTCATCGCCGACGAACAAGTCGCCGTCACCGTCTCCAACACCGGCTACCTCAAGCGCACCCCCATCTCGACCTACCGCCAGCAGCGCCGCGGCGGCACCGGACGCATCGGCATGAAGACCCGTGACGAAGACTTCGTCGCCCAGCTCATCATCGAGTCCACCCACGCCTATCTCCTCTGCTTCACCAACTCCGGCCGCGTCTACTGGCTCAAGATCTACGAGATCCCCGACACCGGCATCACCGGCAAAGGCAAGGCCATGGCCTCCCTCGTCGACCTCCAGCCCGGAGAAAAAGTCGTCACCATCCTCCCCGTCAAGAACCTCACCGAGGAGGGCAAGAACATCCTCTTCGCCACCCGCAACGGCACCGTCAAGAAGACCCCCCTCAAGGACTTCTCCAACGTCATGAGCCGCGGCATCATCGCCATCGGCATCGACAAGGAAGACGAGCTCATCACCGCCCGCATCACCACCGGCTCCGACGTCGTCTTCCTCGCCACCCACGACGGCATGGCCATCCGCTTCAACGAGCAGGATCTCCGCCCCATGGGCCGCCCTGCGACGGGCAACAGAGGAATCAACCTTCGCAAGGGCGACTTCGTCATCGGTGCCGCCGTCACTCCCTCCCCGGAGGCCCGTGAAAAGCAGCGCCGCGAGCGCGCCGAAGCCCTCGGCCTCCTCGCCCAGCTCGAAGACGCCATCACCGAAGCCACCGACGCCTCCCTTGTCCTCGAAGGCGACCCCTCCGACGTCGCCGCCGCCCCACCCGTCAGCAGCGCCAAACTGGACAAACTGGACGAGAAGCTGGGCCTAACCCCCTGCCTCATCCTCACGGTCTCGGAAAACGGCTTCGGCAAGCGCACCGACGTCGATCGTTACCGCCTCCAGTCCCGCGGCGGCACCGGCGTCATCAACATGAAGACCGGCACCAAAACCGGCAAGGTCACCAGCATCTCCCTCGTAGACGACACCACGGAGATGATGCTCATCAGCCAGTTCGGCAAGATCATCCGCATCGACACCAAGCAGGTCCGAGCCGCAGGCCGCAGCACCAGCGGCGTAAAGCTCCTGGACCTAGACCAGGACGACAAGGTAGCCGCCGCCATGACCATCCCCCCCGAAGACCCCAAAGAGAAACTAGAAAACGGCACCCTCCTGCAATAA
- a CDS encoding IS5 family transposase: MKQQTFASQSIFEKYGRKSRRELFLDEMEVVVPWPELQALVEPHYPKAGNGRRPVGLAIMLRTYFMQQWFNLSDPGVEEAFYESFTLRRFAGVDLGVAPAPDETTVLRFRHLLEKHDLGGAMLDAVNLHLAARGIRIETGTIVDATIIHAPSSTKNEKKERDPAMRQTRKGKQWYFGLKAHIGVDAKEGHVHSVATSAANVSDVHMLPDLLHGEERKVWGDGGYQGQTKAIRQAAPKAQDMTCKRTRFKNYVDEAAKKKNTTKSKVRAKVEHVFRILKRVFGFDKVRYRGIAKNHHRLCANFALINLYLHRKHLAGTAA, encoded by the coding sequence ATGAAGCAGCAGACGTTTGCGTCCCAGTCGATCTTTGAGAAGTATGGGCGGAAGTCTCGGCGGGAGCTGTTTTTGGATGAGATGGAAGTGGTTGTTCCGTGGCCCGAGTTACAGGCTCTGGTCGAACCGCACTACCCGAAGGCCGGCAACGGCCGTCGTCCTGTCGGGCTTGCGATCATGCTTCGGACGTACTTTATGCAACAGTGGTTCAACTTGTCCGACCCCGGCGTCGAAGAGGCGTTTTATGAGTCCTTCACGCTGCGGCGGTTCGCTGGTGTTGACCTGGGCGTGGCTCCGGCACCGGATGAAACGACAGTGCTGCGCTTCCGCCACCTGCTCGAAAAGCATGACCTTGGCGGTGCCATGCTCGACGCGGTGAACCTGCATCTGGCGGCCAGGGGCATCCGCATCGAGACCGGCACGATCGTGGATGCGACCATTATTCATGCGCCTTCTTCGACCAAGAACGAGAAGAAAGAGCGTGATCCGGCGATGCGTCAGACTCGTAAGGGCAAGCAGTGGTACTTCGGACTGAAGGCGCACATCGGCGTTGATGCAAAAGAAGGTCACGTGCACTCAGTGGCAACGTCGGCGGCCAACGTCTCCGACGTACACATGCTGCCGGATCTGCTACATGGGGAGGAGCGAAAGGTGTGGGGCGACGGCGGCTATCAAGGCCAGACCAAGGCAATCCGGCAGGCCGCGCCCAAGGCCCAGGACATGACCTGCAAGCGAACCAGGTTCAAGAACTATGTCGATGAAGCGGCAAAGAAGAAGAATACGACGAAATCAAAAGTAAGAGCGAAAGTAGAACACGTCTTCCGTATCCTGAAGCGCGTCTTCGGCTTCGACAAGGTACGCTACAGAGGCATCGCCAAGAACCATCACCGGCTATGCGCCAACTTCGCCCTCATCAACCTCTACCTCCACCGCAAGCACCTGGCGGGAACCGCCGCCTAG
- a CDS encoding IS5 family transposase (programmed frameshift), translating into MKQQTFASQSSFEKYGRKSRRELFLDEMEVVVPWPELQALVEPHYPKAGNGRRPVGLAIMLRTYFMQQWFNLSDPGVEEAFYESFTLRRFAGVDLGVAPAPDETTVLRFRHLLEKHDLGGAMLDAVNLHLAARGIRIETGTIVDATIIHAPSSTKNEKKERDPAMRQTRKGKQWYFGLKAHIGVDAKEGHVHSVATSAANVSDVHMLPDLLHGDERKVWGDGGYQGQTKAIRQAAPKAQDMTCKRTRFKNYVDEAAKKKNTTKSKVRAKVEHVFRVLKRVFGFDKVRYRGIAKNHHRLCANFALINLYLHRKHLAGTAA; encoded by the exons ATGAAGCAGCAGACGTTTGCGTCCCAGTCGAGCTTTGAGAAGTATGGGCGGAAGTCTCGGCGGGAGCTGTTTTTGGATGAAATGGAAGTGGTTGTTCCGTGGCCCGAGTTACAGGCTCTGGTCGAACCGCACTACCCGAAGGCCGGCAACGGCCGTCGTCCTGTCGGGCTTGCGATCATGCTTCGGACGTACTTTATGCAACAGTGGTTCAACTTGTCC GACCCCGGCGTCGAAGAGGCGTTTTATGAGTCCTTCACGCTGCGGCGGTTCGCTGGTGTTGACCTGGGCGTGGCTCCGGCACCGGATGAAACGACAGTGCTGCGCTTCCGCCACCTGCTCGAAAAGCATGACCTTGGCGGTGCCATGCTCGACGCGGTGAACCTGCATCTGGCGGCCAGGGGCATCCGCATCGAGACCGGCACGATCGTGGATGCGACCATTATTCATGCGCCTTCTTCGACCAAGAACGAGAAGAAAGAGCGTGATCCGGCGATGCGTCAGACTCGTAAGGGCAAGCAGTGGTACTTCGGACTGAAGGCGCACATCGGCGTTGATGCAAAAGAAGGTCACGTGCATTCGGTGGCGACGTCTGCGGCCAACGTTTCAGACGTTCACATGCTGCCGGATTTGCTGCATGGCGACGAGCGAAAGGTGTGGGGCGACGGCGGCTATCAAGGCCAGACCAAGGCCATCCGGCAGGCCGCGCCCAAGGCCCAGGACATGACCTGCAAGCGAACCAGGTTCAAGAACTATGTCGATGAAGCGGCAAAGAAGAAGAATACGACGAAATCAAAAGTAAGAGCGAAAGTAGAACATGTCTTCCGTGTCCTGAAGCGCGTCTTCGGCTTCGACAAGGTACGCTACCGAGGCATCGCCAAGAACCATCACCGGCTATGCGCCAACTTCGCCCTCATCAACCTCTACCTCCACCGCAAGCACCTGGCGGGAACCGCCGCCTAG
- a CDS encoding P-loop NTPase translates to MIPEDSLAAFKQSLLSGSYNLLTGSGISRDSTNQKKQKLLGAEDLRIHLCDLTGAKSGTSLSRVYPLLKKEQIAKELVEAYSGCHPGQSLKYLDKFLWRRFFTFNIDDVVEHKYSSSSMQNLVTLNYDSPFEPTPSRDQLQIVHLHGWVKRPESGFVFSNNEYARNMGALNPWMHTLAEILATESFIIAGTSLNEIDLEYYLSHRTSSTPRRGSGPSLLIEPDPDPVTESDCARYGLILVKATFEEFLNWLHNEIPAPPTIADLVVPNAATLFQPDISQKDLLHLFLDFQLVTAASLPLPSTPSAFLWGREPDWDDLNHHYDIERKANVAIRTTVERSLRDGNVPKLLITSADAGTGKSTTIRRVGHDLAMSGQPVLVVRTLSKIDVEHAVKCFDKAVLPLLLLVDNFADHAEQVQEILERLGDPSRLTVLGAERSYRNEYVRLAIGRLPHTRTSFTPLSMAECEEVLGRYQQFGLIADPGALNNPTAYARRISGEPIAISVCQILNDFRPLDRLAESLWKESTEDDASAYLSVSLAQHCYSEGVRYSILQTALGIKKSIHHLFGRSVPLKLAYNVTESDFVTTLQSVLGERVLKSVREPLRRRPI, encoded by the coding sequence ATGATTCCTGAAGACTCCTTAGCGGCATTCAAGCAATCCCTCCTAAGTGGTTCATATAACTTGCTGACGGGTTCCGGAATCTCCAGGGACAGCACGAATCAAAAAAAACAAAAATTATTAGGAGCCGAGGATCTGCGGATACATCTTTGCGACCTCACAGGGGCGAAGAGCGGCACATCCCTGAGTCGTGTATATCCTCTACTCAAAAAGGAGCAGATCGCAAAAGAGCTAGTTGAAGCCTACAGTGGGTGTCATCCTGGCCAATCTCTAAAATATCTAGACAAATTTTTGTGGAGGAGATTCTTTACTTTTAATATAGATGACGTCGTAGAACATAAATACTCATCTAGCAGCATGCAAAATTTGGTAACACTGAACTATGACTCGCCTTTTGAACCCACACCTAGTCGAGATCAACTTCAGATCGTTCATCTTCATGGATGGGTCAAGCGACCAGAATCGGGCTTTGTATTTTCTAACAATGAATATGCAAGAAACATGGGAGCGCTTAATCCGTGGATGCACACGTTGGCAGAGATCCTTGCAACAGAGTCTTTTATTATTGCGGGAACCTCCCTTAATGAGATTGATCTTGAGTACTATCTAAGCCACCGAACCTCATCTACTCCTAGGCGGGGTTCTGGTCCATCACTGCTTATCGAGCCGGACCCTGATCCTGTCACCGAATCAGATTGTGCACGCTACGGGTTGATACTAGTAAAAGCTACGTTTGAAGAGTTTTTGAATTGGCTTCACAACGAAATTCCTGCTCCACCAACGATCGCAGACCTAGTGGTCCCAAATGCAGCTACACTCTTTCAGCCTGATATAAGCCAAAAGGACCTTCTCCACCTTTTCTTGGACTTCCAGCTAGTCACCGCAGCAAGTCTGCCGCTTCCTTCAACGCCAAGTGCATTTCTCTGGGGCCGAGAGCCTGATTGGGATGACCTTAATCATCACTATGATATCGAACGGAAAGCGAATGTTGCCATACGGACAACGGTTGAAAGAAGTTTGCGAGATGGCAATGTTCCTAAACTTCTGATTACGTCGGCTGATGCTGGAACTGGTAAAAGCACCACAATCAGACGAGTTGGTCACGACCTTGCGATGAGCGGTCAACCAGTGCTGGTAGTAAGAACATTGTCGAAAATCGATGTTGAACATGCAGTCAAGTGTTTTGATAAGGCCGTGCTCCCTCTATTGCTCTTAGTGGATAATTTTGCGGACCATGCAGAACAAGTCCAAGAGATATTAGAGAGATTAGGGGATCCATCGCGGCTCACCGTATTGGGTGCAGAGCGATCGTACAGAAATGAATATGTTCGCCTTGCGATCGGTCGACTTCCTCATACGCGTACCAGTTTTACACCTTTGTCAATGGCCGAATGCGAAGAAGTCCTGGGTAGATACCAACAATTTGGTCTAATTGCCGACCCCGGCGCTTTAAATAATCCTACTGCATACGCTCGCCGCATTTCTGGAGAACCAATCGCCATCTCAGTATGTCAAATACTCAATGACTTCAGGCCGTTAGATCGATTGGCAGAATCTTTGTGGAAAGAGTCTACTGAAGATGATGCTTCCGCGTATCTTAGTGTTTCATTAGCACAACACTGTTACTCGGAAGGAGTGAGATATAGCATTCTTCAGACGGCACTAGGAATCAAAAAGTCTATACACCACTTATTCGGGAGGTCCGTACCTTTGAAGTTGGCCTATAACGTTACAGAAAGTGATTTTGTAACTACGCTTCAAAGTGTGCTTGGAGAGCGTGTGCTCAAGAGTGTTAGGGAGCCTCTGCGCAGGCGGCCGATTTGA
- a CDS encoding PEGA domain-containing protein translates to MPAKAAAASPAAPAGASAAVVATPNTLMDGTAVKLRLAETITSANAKVGQSVSFEVVDEVDVMGVMVVPKGAQALATVTEAQSKRSMGRGGKLDVNIDSMRLADGEKAALRATEGGKGGGHTGAMTAGIVGTAIVFFPAAPLLLFIHGKDISIPKGTEVTAFVAGDMHLEMAKFVPQDAPGVVAGTAVAQMASLAVDASVAGADIEVDGAFVGNTPSTVSVAAGKHEITVKKSGYQDWTRNMTVSGGAVRVSAEMVAK, encoded by the coding sequence GTGCCTGCGAAGGCTGCTGCCGCTAGTCCCGCTGCGCCTGCTGGTGCTTCGGCTGCGGTGGTTGCTACGCCGAACACGTTGATGGATGGGACTGCGGTCAAGCTGCGGCTGGCGGAGACGATCACGTCCGCGAACGCGAAGGTGGGGCAGTCGGTTTCGTTTGAGGTGGTGGACGAGGTCGATGTGATGGGGGTGATGGTGGTGCCGAAGGGCGCGCAGGCGCTGGCGACTGTGACCGAGGCGCAGAGCAAGCGGAGCATGGGGCGGGGCGGGAAGCTGGACGTCAATATCGATTCCATGCGGCTGGCGGATGGGGAGAAGGCCGCGCTGCGGGCGACCGAGGGCGGCAAGGGCGGGGGGCATACGGGGGCGATGACGGCGGGGATTGTGGGGACGGCGATCGTGTTCTTCCCGGCGGCTCCGCTGCTGCTGTTTATTCACGGCAAGGACATCTCGATCCCGAAGGGGACGGAGGTGACGGCGTTCGTGGCGGGCGATATGCACCTGGAGATGGCGAAGTTTGTGCCGCAGGATGCGCCGGGAGTTGTGGCGGGAACGGCCGTGGCGCAGATGGCGAGTCTTGCGGTGGACGCGAGTGTGGCGGGGGCGGACATCGAGGTGGATGGGGCGTTTGTGGGGAATACGCCTTCTACGGTGTCGGTGGCTGCGGGGAAGCATGAGATTACGGTGAAGAAGAGTGGGTACCAGGACTGGACGCGGAATATGACGGTGAGTGGGGGGGCGGTGAGGGTGAGTGCGGAGATGGTGGCGAAGTAG